In Cryptomeria japonica chromosome 5, Sugi_1.0, whole genome shotgun sequence, the genomic window GCAGATCCGAGGACTTCATGggtcatgcctatggggtatgaggtagaagaAGATATCTTGATTATTCATGCTGGAAACCTCCTATTTAAACTGGTAGATCCAAGTGTACCTAGGTttgacacattcaaagagaaataaATAAAGATACATGTTGAATTAGCCAAACTTGTAGTGGCCAAAAGGATCAGGAAAGAGGTTGAGGAATTTTCTATTTCAAAAGGCTTCACAAAGGAGATGATTGATGAAGCAAGAACTAGATTTAAAGCAAGGAAGGTAGGaacctctagtgtctccattggTAGACAAACTAGGAGTGCAAATATCAagaaggagaagccccctcctcctCCAAAGATACAAATCAGGACAAAAGGAAAGGAAGATAAGCCTCAAACACCTAAGTCTCAGAAGCTAcagcaaaaagaaagaaagaacaagcacAAAGAGTTTTTAAGGCTGTAGCAGAAAGAAGAAGCACATGAGAAGAAAGTGACACATTAGTTACTTCAaagaaaatcattgatgatgatgaggatgatgatacaaTGGCCATCCAAGGGCCAataaatatggatatgttgagtccAATAGAACTAATGGAGATTACATCTGTAATGCAATCCAAGGACAAGATGAAGATAATAAGAGCTCAGAGGAGAGAAGCTCAAATTATAAAGATTGCAGTTGACATATTTTTTAGTCTATTACTAGAGACTGATACCGATAGTCTCCCAACTCCCATTGAAAAAATGGACCACTTGGTCACAACAATAGGAGACCAAATGAAAAATATTGTAGAGGTTGCTCTGCATAATGTAGAGAaagaatatgaaaagaaaagaattgaGACATTGATCAAGGCaattgacaaagacaaagaaggtctTACTGTGATTATGGATCAAATCAAAGAGTCCTTGAAGAATGGAGGTAAAATTGTTTCTACAATCTGTAACTTTTCATTGTTCGATGATGATCTTGATATGAAGAGAAAGGAGGCTCAACGGGAGGTAAAGagtttgagtgaatcatttgatccaTTAAATGATTCAGCAACATTTTTTGGTAGATTTGTCATAGTGATACATCATAAGCTTAAGGTATATGAGGCATAACAGATTAAGAGGACTACATCATTGCAGGAGTTATAGACTCATCTAGTCCCCAAATTAGAAATTTTACAGAGAGGATACAAAGAGAGAGACAATTTTGACTGCACCTGAAATGAGTacacttgatgctatggaagagcTTGCATACCAAGTTCGAACACACATTGAGATTATatctactcttttggagacatgggagaatgatttgaaagtcttgaagactaattttgctgatatttttctcaaaatgtaattgTAAACTTCTGAACTCTTATACATTTGGTAAAGCAAATTTTGGTTTGTTGTATTCATTTGTTTCAAATGTATTTTCTTacatttgtcattgttgtcaaagggggagtagtaaaagtcaatcaaaattttgtaatagaatataattgctaagggggagttttgCATTATGTATTTGAGTTGAGTCATGATTGTTttaatgtgacacttagacaaaaagtttcccaagtgttgccatcaataccaaagggggagattgttggattgattatgatgatatagttgtaataggtCGTTTGATGACTttacttttgttgtcattgatggaaaccatgtttgtttagtcatctaggttaTCTAGATCAAACAGTATAGCCTAACCGATAGTGGAATTAgatagacaacaaaactgctaagttgctgTCAACCGGTAAACATGATTAGAGCGATGATCAAGTGACTGGTACAAACAATTGGAGAAGATTTAAATGTTGTGGGTTTATAAGAGTATTTGAGATAGAAACATGCACCTATGTTCTAAACTGCATCAACAGATTCGATGTATTGAGCGAGTTATGATGGATTTTCCAGTCATAGTTAGGAAGAATAGAGAATCGGTACAACAGAGTTAGTTTGATTGGTAACTggtagacttattgttatgtttttaagttatgaattatTTTTCCGAGAAGAGAAAAGTGTAATGAGCAGCaaaatgtaaaaggtgactagattcaatgaacctagggaattgttccaagatTCTTAACCGACTTAACAAAGTTCTTTATAAGGAGATGTAACTTGTATGTTTTTATGAATCAAAAGTGAGAATTTGATAGTGCggttgaaggagaagttaggtATTGATGTCTAATCGGTGATAGAAGCTGAGTAGAAGTGGATCTAATCAGGCACAAAGGTGCTAACTTTAGATCAGTTTAACTTGTTGTGTTCCTAAcaattgcaacaagaaaatcctctaacaaggtgactcctaatagggtgtggtaggatcctagcaggtccaaaggtgaaatcctctaaccaggtagcATATTAtcttgtgtttgtaaatcccagtaatgtgggtagctcctaacagggttgggtcctaacatgccttattgtATAACTCTTAACCGGGTGTGCCCCTAATAGGGTGgctgtatgaccttaactagttagatctctatactgcagttaGAAGATCCTTGTGGGTAATAATTCCCACCGTGCTTTCTGCCAATTGGGTTTCCATgataaaaatcattgtgttatggtttgcatgctttgttggacgttttcttatgttgttatatttcttgcatgcttattgattttcagttggtgaaagtagttatcagatttattaagttttctCTTGCACTAATTAACCTCCCCCACCCTtgtcagtgccttataagtttatcatatgGTGCTATCTAATTTGAGATAATTTGATCATTTTTAAATTCAAGTGGCTAACTATTGACTTTTCTTAATAACCATTGACATCTAACTTAGTAGACATTTCTATAATGATTTTATATCTTAGTTTCTAAAGACATTCATTTGAATATTGATCGTGAATTAATCAGGGATTCATTAAAAACTCATCCACATTTACAAGAATCATTTTGAAGAGCAAGAATGTTGCATTAGAATTATGATCCACATCATTTGTACACTTGCTCATATTTGTCATGATTGTAAATTACTTAATAATCAACAAAGAGCAATAAACCCAAAGAATAACAAAATTCCATACTATTTCAAATCATAACCATGTGTTGGGAATTTGACTTTTGCAAAGTAGAATTATTTCACATTAGTGGAATTGACTGAAACAAAGTTATTGCCTATATAATTTGACAACAAATTCACTAAGGTTACTTGTTTTTCTATATAAGATAATAGATATTTATGTTGCATCAACTCTTTATGTTCATCATTATTTCTCAGACTAAATATCTAATCTCTTTATATTtaatttcctaaaataaaaatattttatatacttTATCATTTCTACTATCCATTCTTGAAGACAAGTCCATGATTATGGATGTTTAGATTAAAGTAATACATTATCAATGTCCTCTTAGGAATGCCCCAATATTTCACCCTTAAGAACATTACACAAATATAATGAATACTAAATAAACCATCCATTTTTAtactaaatatatttatataatacatTACTCCTAAATTATAAATAATGAATGTCTAACTTTTTTTACTTTACCTCTTTAACTTTCTCATTGTTTGGGGTATTGAAAGTTTCCAACCGAAACGACGTGCTGTCTGTGTGCATGTGAACTACATCAAGTCCTCTTGCAACTGTTGTTAAAATCATAATAATTTCAATCACTTATTTATGAACTTgtcttttttttaattataatttacgAGTAAGGCGAATATTTCCACATCTCATCTTCAACATATGAATCATAACTCCTTAACTACAAGCCGAATTCCACATTAAAAAATTCTAAACTCGCACAGAAGGTAAACTTATCAGCTGGGCACCTTTGTCATGGTGACCTTTGTCACCACTGAGAAAGTTAAAGAGCGCATGGCACAAGCTCGGGATGGTGCTGCTTCTGCAAACTCAGCTTTGCAGAATATCAGGATTGAAACTATTTCAGATGGGCTTACAGATGATCAAGACAGGAAGAAAAGTTCAGATACGGAAATAGATCTGCTGAAAAAGTTTGGAAGTGTTTCATTTGAACATCTAATAGAGAGGCTCAATGCTCAAGGCCAGAGAGTCTCTTGCATAGTCTATGACTCTTTTCTGGATTGGGTTCCACTAATAGCAAAGAAATTTGTTATTCCTGTGGCATTTTTTTGGACCCAGGCTTGTGCAGTTTAttccatttatttattttcaaaaatatttttacttAATatctacatttttttaatttttagggatGAAGAGGATGAATCAGGGaatgatatgaatgtgaaagtaaTATCTGAACTTCCAGAATTATATTCAACAGATCTACCATCATTTCTACAATCTTCAAATCCCTATCCATCTATTTTGAAGTTGGcactggatcaattcaatatcattTCTCAAGCAACATGGATATTAGAAAACTCTTTCACTGAACTCGAAGTGGCAGAAATAAAATCCATTGACTCATTCATTCGAATTCGAACAGTGGGCCCTCTAGTTCCATCATCTTTTCTAGAGGGAAACAATCCTAAAGACATAGATGTTGGTGCACATCTATGGAAAACAACAAATTGCATGAGTTGGCTCAATACGAAAGAGGAGTCAACTATAAAATATGTCTCCTTTGGGAGCTTACCCATTCTTTCTAAAGACCAAATCCATGAAATAGAATTTGGACTTAAGGCTACTGGTCATTCCTTCTTATGGGTAATATGTCAAAGTGATagtgaagaagaaaatgacactACACAAAATTTGCCAAAAGGTTTCTTAGAGGAAATGAGTGGGAAAGGATTAGTGGTGCCTTGGTGTCTGCAAATGATGGTGCTTTCTCATTCCTCTATAGCATTGTGGATGGAATTCAATGCTAGAGAGCCTTAGTTTAGGGGTGCCAATGCTAGCATTTCCTCAATGGAGTGATCAACCAAGTAATGCAAAATACATAGAACAACATTGGAAGATAGGTATACGATTGAATAAGAGAGAGAATGGTTTGGTTGGGAGGAAAGAAGTGTGTAAATTAATCAAGAAAGTTATGGAAACCAAACAAGGAGTTAAACTAAGAAAAAATTCTTTGCAGTGGAAGACATTAGCTATGAAATCCATGAAGAATGGTGGATCTTCAGAGAAAAATATTGAGGCTTTTGTTGAGGAAGTTAGAAATAGTGCATCATTAATGCCTTCCACATCATATGATATAGACAAATTTAGTTTGAATGTACTATCAACCTAACAATTTGTTTTAGTAATTATTTTGGTGTTAAGAAAAGCATCAAATACATATGTTTTGTAAGTTGTTCTTTTCTTAAAGTTAGTTTATCCCACATACTTGAGAGGTATTAACTCCATTGAGTAGAATTTGTGTAAATAAACGTTTTTGATAGTACAACGGACATCCCTAAATCATATTGTATTGAAAATTGATCAAATGAAGTTGCCCACATAAAGAGACGTGGAATATTTTGTAGtataaatctatcaaatcaatAAAAGGTAAaattacaaagttgtgtcacacttttataaaggaaacatTGAATGTTGAtccaactttttaaattgaatcactAAAAAGTAACATATATGTTTTGAGAATCACTAAAAAGTAATATATATTGTTTGATTTTTCAAATCATGTAAACTAATAATATCACATGGGATGTccctttttataaatatatatattttttgtgtattaatAAGTTGAAACTTTGGTGCAtggatttttttttctcaaaactgataaatatattttttaaataagtaTTAAAATGTGCATGCATTGAAAACACAACTATTTCAATAAGATGTCATAGTTTCCTTTAATATTTATCTAA contains:
- the LOC131875848 gene encoding gallate 1-beta-glucosyltransferase 84A23-like; translated protein: MVTFVTTEKVKERMAQARDGAASANSALQNIRIETISDGLTDDQDRKKSSDTEIDLLKKFGSVSFEHLIERLNAQGQRVSCIVYDSFLDWVPLIAKKFVIPVAFFWTQACAVYSIYLFSKIFLLNIYIFLIFRDEEDESGNDMNVKVISELPELYSTDLPSFLQSSNPYPSILKLALDQFNIISQATWILENSFTELEVAEIKSIDSFIRIRTVGPLVPSSFLEGNNPKDIDVGAHLWKTTNCMSWLNTKEESTIKYVSFGSLPILSKDQIHEIEFGLKATGHSFLWVICQSDSEEENDTTQNLPKGFLEEMSGKGLVVPWCLQMMVLSHSSIALWMEFNAREP